The Deltaproteobacteria bacterium genome includes a region encoding these proteins:
- a CDS encoding Lrp/AsnC ligand binding domain-containing protein has translation MLTALILINVEKGKIHNVAEEISQLEEVVEVYSIAGPYDLMAKVQVNEYEAFNEIIPDKLQKIDGIKSTQTLMAFKAYKF, from the coding sequence ATGCTTACAGCTTTGATTTTAATTAATGTAGAAAAAGGAAAAATCCACAATGTGGCAGAGGAAATATCTCAGTTAGAGGAAGTGGTTGAAGTTTATTCTATCGCAGGACCTTATGACCTTATGGCAAAGGTTCAGGTAAACGAATATGAGGCTTTCAATGAAATTATACCCGATAAACTCCAGAAGATTGATGGTATAAAAAGCACCCAGACATTGATGGCATTTAAGGCTTATAAATTTTAG
- the trpD gene encoding anthranilate phosphoribosyltransferase, whose product MIKTIFKKITENKDLTFSETYNLIIELDKDRLTPTQIGGFLVGFLMKGPSITEVAAIARAMRDICIGIRPKVKGRLIDTCGTGGGLRTFNISTANAIVAAAGGIPVAKHGSRSISSSSGSADVLETLGVNVGLPPEKVAKLIEKIGIGFLNAGICHPVMGKVWGPEQELGIKTIFFTITGPLINPADAKAHVLGVYRPDLVMMVAKVLVKLDFIHAFVVHGLDGVDEISLLGKTLVAEVKGDKIEKYEIKPEDFGLERCSFEDVEGGDAKHNADLITKIFKNEEKGAPKNMLILNAGASFVAGGKAKNLTDGIKMAREVIERGLAYKKLEEFVRESNQI is encoded by the coding sequence ATGATAAAGACTATATTCAAAAAGATAACAGAAAACAAAGATTTAACCTTTAGCGAAACATATAATTTAATAATAGAACTTGACAAAGACAGGCTCACTCCAACACAGATCGGTGGATTTTTAGTGGGATTTTTAATGAAAGGTCCTTCTATCACAGAAGTTGCCGCTATCGCAAGGGCAATGAGAGATATATGCATTGGCATAAGACCAAAGGTGAAGGGGAGATTGATTGATACTTGTGGAACAGGTGGGGGATTAAGAACATTTAATATTTCTACCGCGAATGCAATTGTTGCCGCGGCAGGCGGAATACCTGTTGCAAAACATGGCAGTCGTTCCATTTCATCCTCATCGGGAAGCGCAGATGTATTGGAGACACTGGGTGTTAATGTGGGCTTGCCGCCGGAAAAGGTAGCAAAATTGATAGAAAAAATCGGTATAGGTTTCTTGAATGCTGGTATCTGTCATCCTGTGATGGGAAAGGTATGGGGTCCTGAGCAGGAATTGGGCATAAAAACAATATTTTTTACCATAACTGGCCCTCTAATAAACCCTGCTGATGCAAAGGCTCATGTTCTGGGTGTATATAGACCAGATTTAGTAATGATGGTGGCAAAGGTTTTGGTAAAACTTGATTTCATTCATGCTTTCGTGGTTCACGGTTTGGACGGTGTGGATGAAATTTCATTATTGGGCAAAACATTAGTAGCAGAAGTAAAAGGAGATAAAATAGAAAAATACGAGATTAAGCCTGAGGACTTTGGACTTGAAAGGTGTTCGTTTGAGGATGTAGAAGGTGGAGATGCAAAGCACAACGCAGATTTAATAACAAAGATATTCAAGAATGAAGAAAAAGGAGCACCAAAGAATATGCTCATTCTAAATGCCGGTGCATCATTTGTGGCTGGAGGAAAAGCAAAAAATCTCACAGATGGTATAAAGATGGCGAGAGAGGTTATAGAAAGAGGACTTGCATATAAAAAATTAGAGGAGTTTGTAAGAGAAAGCAATCAAATATGA
- a CDS encoding indole-3-glycerol-phosphate synthase codes for MISLKKAILNKKAKGKNPVISEIKVYSQKEGELVGKRDVMKLAKEMESAGAVGISVVTEGKYFHGSLDILKKVRQSVSLPILRKDFITSKRQLDESKQAGADINLLIVAKTPINLLKELIGYSHRLEMEVLVEIHTEDELNKVKDLDVDILGINNRDILRLEMDDGNVSTTEKIAKKIKGKLPIISESGVKTKEDVKRVMSFVDAVLIGTAILKSENIGEKIKWLMSD; via the coding sequence ATGATTTCTTTGAAAAAAGCTATATTAAACAAAAAAGCAAAAGGCAAAAATCCCGTTATAAGTGAGATAAAAGTTTATTCCCAAAAGGAAGGAGAGCTTGTTGGAAAAAGAGATGTGATGAAGCTTGCAAAAGAAATGGAGTCTGCAGGTGCGGTTGGTATATCTGTTGTGACGGAAGGAAAATATTTTCATGGAAGTCTGGATATATTAAAAAAGGTGAGGCAAAGTGTTTCTCTCCCTATTTTAAGAAAGGATTTTATCACATCAAAGAGACAGCTTGATGAATCAAAACAAGCTGGTGCTGATATCAATCTTTTGATAGTAGCAAAAACACCGATAAATCTTCTAAAAGAACTCATTGGTTACTCACATAGGTTAGAAATGGAGGTTTTGGTAGAGATTCACACAGAGGATGAATTAAACAAGGTAAAAGATTTAGATGTTGATATTTTGGGCATAAACAACAGGGATATATTAAGACTTGAGATGGACGATGGAAATGTATCAACTACAGAGAAGATTGCTAAAAAGATAAAAGGCAAGCTTCCCATCATAAGCGAAAGCGGTGTAAAAACAAAAGAGGATGTAAAAAGAGTAATGTCTTTTGTAGATGCTGTTCTTATAGGGACGGCGATCCTCAAATCAGAAAATAT